One genomic region from Anthonomus grandis grandis chromosome 1, icAntGran1.3, whole genome shotgun sequence encodes:
- the LOC126733545 gene encoding procathepsin L-like: MYFKSSVLFFVLLSAPLLCAQNHTMTFKVFQASFNKTYQPTELTLREQVFNQNLQKIEEHNKKFDLGLVAYKTGVNSFTDLTEEEFLARFKTLPLEESFIKANSVQDSNQFNISELPKSIDWREKGVVTAVKDQGSCGGCWAFSATGTLEGQLAINTGNLTSLSEQELIDCNTATQKGCNGGVVQYALSYVIENGITSEENYPYVGEQKSCKSKRNAVRADSYVNIRSYNETDLKLAVGFVGPVSVAVNAYLLKDYESGIINSPCLDDVDHGVLVVGYGTDNKTNLEYWIIKNSWGSEWGESGYYKLALGKQLCGIAKQACYPVGVRNSAGSLSFSIMAGILMFFYLL; this comes from the exons ATGTATTTTAAATcaagtgttttgttttttgttttattgagtgcGCCCTTGCTCTGCGCCCAAAATCATACTATGACCTTTAAGGTGTTTCAG gcaagttttaataaaacttatcaGCCCACAGAACTGACTCTACGCGAACAAGTTTTTAATCAAAACCTACAAAAAATCGAGGAACACAACAAAAAGTTTGATCTCGGACTGGTCGCCTACAAAACTGGTGTTAATTCATTCACAGATTTAACAGAAGAAGAATTCTTGGCAAGATTTAAAACCTTACCTTTGGAGGAAAGTTTCATAAAAGCGAACTCCGTACAGGACAGTAATCAGTTTAATATAAGCGAGCTACCAAAAAGCATCGATTGGAGAGAGAAAGGAGTAGTGACAGCAGTTAAGGATCAGGGGTCTTGTGGTGGATGTTGGGCATTTAGTGCT acaGGAACCTTGGAAGGTCAGCTGGCAATTAATACAGGAAACCTGACATCCCTAAGTGAACAAGAACTTATAGACTGTAATACGGCAACCCAAAAGGGATGTAATGGAGGTGTGGTTCAGTATGCATTGTCTTACGTGATTGAAAACGGAATTACAAGTGAAGAAAACTACCCTTATGTTGGCGAACAAAAATCATGTAAAAGTAAAAGGAACGCAGTGCGTGCTGATAGCTACGTTAATATTAGGTCATATAACGAAACTGACCTTAAGTTAGCTGTGGGATTTGTAG GACCTGTATCTGTAGCAGTAAATGCATATCTATTAAAAGACTATGAATCTGGAATAATCAACAGTCCTTGCTTAGATGACGTTGATCATGGAGTTTTGGTTGTTGGCTATGGTACTGATAATAAAACCAATTTGGAGTATtggattattaaaaattcttggGGAAGCGAGTGGGGAGAAAGCGGATACTATAAGTTAGCTTTGGGAAAACAATTATGTGGCATTGCTAAGCAAGCTTGTTATCCGGTTGGAGTAAGAAATAGTGCTGGTAGCTTAAGTTTTAGTATTATGGCtggaattttaatgtttttttatctaCTGTAA